The Candidatus Saccharimonadales bacterium region GTCGTGCCAGTTCCTCGGGCTTTGGGCCAAAGACGTCGAACGTATCGAGCCAGTTGAGCGGAGACTTGGCTACAATCCGGACGTTTTTCCGACTCATCTTACCAGTGATGAGAGCTTCCACCAGTCTGCCGCGTTGTCGAACGGCCTCCCTATACTGTTCGAAAATCTCCCGGGTCATTTTGCCAGCGCAGTAGAGACTGAGACCGTAGATTTCATACTCTGGTACGGGGACATGGACGTGGACAGTTATCTCGGCTTTTTCAAGTTGGCTCGCTAAATCTTCAACAAACATACTCAGGCGAGCAACGGCTTCTGCCTCGTAGACGTGCTGACGTGTGTCAACTGAGATGGTCTCGATAGGCTCCTTAAGATTACGTATAGCGTGGGGATCTGTTAGCGAGTAAGTCCGGCTTTCGGCATGGCCGACGATCGCTTCCGACCCGAACAGACAGCTCCCTGTGATGATGTCCGTTTGGCGACCCGGCTGCAGAGTAGTTCCTTTTGTCTCACCACAACCGACCAGATACACAGTCCGATCGATAATAAGCTCGTTAAAGACAAGGCCGCTCTGAGAGTGAACGATAGCCTTCTCGCCTAGACGACAGCGTGGTAACTTTTCGAAGATGGTCGTGAGTTTGTGTCTCAATCTGACCACATCGGGGTCTGTGGCTGGCGCTTCTTTGATAGTCCCACCAGCAAACATTGCCGAACCTTCTCTCAGCGCCTCATCAAGTGATACGATAGGCACTTCCCTCACCCGATTGTCTGTCATGGACTCTAGTATACCTTTCTCTAGGTCCTGAAGACGATGTCAGCCAAGTCACCACGAAACTGGTTGATCGGGCCCCTGTCGTAGAGACCCCGGCGCTTGGGGTAGAGGTAGCTGGCCATGACAACGATAGCCTGCTTCTTCTCGGGATCCATAACCACGCTACAGCCAGTAAAGCCGCCCTTGCCGAAGAGCCGATCACGGAATCTACCCATATACGGCCTGCCAATCTCCCAACCGAGACCAGTTGATTCGCCAAGTTCAGCAACCTGATTGGTGCGTAGCTGGCCGATAATATCTGGGCTGAGATATCTGTGACCCTCATATTCACCGCCGTTAACCATCATTTGAGCAAAAGTCAGTAAGTCGCCAGCCGTAGAGAAAAGACCGGCCACGCCAGTTGGCTGTCCGTTTTCTAGAAAGACACGGGCGGCCTCGTCGGTAGATTTTCCTTGCACAAAGCCGTCTTCATCCATCTCGCTCGGGACAATCTCACTTAGCTTGAACTGCTCGGGAGTGAAGGTTGTTCGTGTCATGCCAAGTGGGCCGAAGAACAGTTCCTCGGCAATTTCGTTCAGACGTTTCTGAAATATCTTTTCTGCCACCATCCCTAGCAAGATGGCGGGTGCATTGGTGTACCAGTACTCACCTCCAGGACGGGACTTCAAGCCACTATGCAGTAGCGCGCGCCGAAGCTCCTTTATGCCTCTCTCGGCGTAGGTGCTCAGACCCGCCTCTTTTAAGTCGAGAATGGCCGTATAGGTCAATAAATGGTAGATCGTTACTTCGTCACTATACTGGCCGTCGAAATCCGGTAAAAATTCTCTCACTCTGTCGTTGAAACCAAGGCGTTTCTGGTCGATAAGCCAGAGGATTATCGAGCTTGTTGGGATCGATTTGGTGATGGAGGCAACGTCATAGAGCAAATCGGCACGGACTTCGGGCGAGCCCACTTCGTAGGTATTCCTTCCAAAAGCCATGACGTGTTGCTGTCCGTCAGGTAGGGCGTAACCAATAACCGCATTCGGAGTCACGCGCTCGTGGATAGCCTTCTTAACACGCTCTTCTATCTCATGATCCATGAGGTAATTGTAGCAGAGAGATCATCGCCCCTAACACTGTCCCTCCAGACACCCGATGGCTCTTCTTTCACGCTTATGCTATAACAGTAGGTATTAAATGTGGGAATAAAAATGCAAAAACAAAATAAAGATACCGAAGCCGGCAATCATCTGGAGATACTCCTGGTAGTCATAGCTTTCTTGGCTATCTTTGGTTTTGCAGGTTGGCGGGTTTACACGGCTCGACATAAAAACACACCGAGTGCTTCTTCGTCATCGTCTGTGGCCACCAAAACGGCAACTTCGACC contains the following coding sequences:
- a CDS encoding serine hydrolase domain-containing protein, with the protein product MDHEIEERVKKAIHERVTPNAVIGYALPDGQQHVMAFGRNTYEVGSPEVRADLLYDVASITKSIPTSSIILWLIDQKRLGFNDRVREFLPDFDGQYSDEVTIYHLLTYTAILDLKEAGLSTYAERGIKELRRALLHSGLKSRPGGEYWYTNAPAILLGMVAEKIFQKRLNEIAEELFFGPLGMTRTTFTPEQFKLSEIVPSEMDEDGFVQGKSTDEAARVFLENGQPTGVAGLFSTAGDLLTFAQMMVNGGEYEGHRYLSPDIIGQLRTNQVAELGESTGLGWEIGRPYMGRFRDRLFGKGGFTGCSVVMDPEKKQAIVVMASYLYPKRRGLYDRGPINQFRGDLADIVFRT